A stretch of the Leptidea sinapis chromosome 5, ilLepSina1.1, whole genome shotgun sequence genome encodes the following:
- the LOC126964573 gene encoding vesicle-trafficking protein SEC22b-B, which translates to MVLMTMIARVVDGLPLAATMQEDESGCNILEYQNQAKMLFRKLSPQSPVRCSIETGPYLFHYLIENEICYLVLCERNYSKRLAFSYLEEIAQEFHQQYGTRVNTVTRPYTFIEFDTWMQRTRKQYAEGGARARRAGAASQLGGQLGDVQRIMMQNIDDVLQRGAILSELDTKTQNLSMMSQKYKKDATYLNTKSMIVKVAAGAVVLLVFVLYFWVL; encoded by the exons atggTTTTAATGACAATGATTGCAAGGGTCGTCGACGGCCTACCCTTAGCAGCAACAATGCAGGAAGATGAG AGTGGCTGTAATATTCTGGAATATCAAAATCAGGCCAAAATGCTGTTTAGAAAGCTAAGTCCTCAGTCGCCTGTTCGCTGCTCTATTGAAACAGGGCCTTATTTATTTCA TTACCTAATAGAGAATGAAATCTGTTACCTGGTCTTGTGTGAAAGGAATTACAGTAAGAGGCTTGCATTCAGTTATTTAGAAGAGATTGCACAAGAATTTCATCAACAGTATGGAACGAGG GTGAATACAGTTACTCGACCATATACATTCATAGAATTTGATACCTGGATGCAGAGGACACGCAAGCAGTATGCAGAGGGTGGAGCCCGAGCCAGGCGAGCCGGAGCTGCCTCTCAGTTGGGGGGACAGCTGGGAGATGTCCAGCGCATCATGATGCAGAATATTGACGATGTTCTGCAAAGAGGAGCTATACTTTCTg AACTTGACACGAAAACACAAAATCTCTCAATGATGTCTCAGAAGTACAAGAAGGATGCAACTTACCTCAACACCAAGTCCATGATCGTCAAAGTGGCGGCTGGTGCTGTTGTATTGCtggtttttgttttatatttttgggTGCTTTAG